The genomic window ACGCGGGAGGATGGGGGCGTGCGCGTTTTGGTGAGCGGATTTGAAGCGTTCGGGGGTGCGGCGTCGAACCCTAGCGGCGACGTCGTGCGGCGACTGGCCCTGAGCGGGCATCCCGGGGTCCGACTGAGCACCGTGGTGCTGCCCGTCGCGTTCGCCGCGTCCGGCGGGCGACTGCGCGCGGCCGTCGACGAGTTCCGTCCTGACGTCGTCATCGCGCTGGGGTTGGCCGAGGGGCGCAGCGGCATCACGCCCGAGCGGGTGGCCATCAACCTCGACGACGCGCGCATCCCGGATAACGACGGGGCGCAGCCCATCGATGAGCGCATCGAGCTTCACGGCCCAGACGGGCGGTTCACGGGGCTTCCGGTGAAAGCCATCGTGGATGCACTGCAGAAGGCCGATCTGCCCGCGAGCGTCTCGCTCAGCGCCGGCAGCTACGTGTGCAATCACGTCTTCTACGTGCTGCAGGCCCTCGCCGAGCAGTCGGAGCGGCAGGGGCGCCCCCTGCGATCCGGGTTCATCCACGTGCCCGCGAGCCCCGAGCTGGCGGCAGGGCACCCCGGCATGCCGAGCCTGAGCCTCGATGAGCTCGAGCGGGGCATCCGCATCGTCATCGACACCGTCGTCGCGACGCCGGTCGATGCGCGGCTGCCCGGCGGGGCCATCCACTGATGGGCGATTCGGGCGAGGTCATCCGCGTCTCGGCGGCGCTCATCGTCGACGAGGCGGGGCGGCTGCTCGTCGTGCGCAAGCGCGGCACGAGCGTGTTCATGCAGCCCGGCGGCAAGCCCGACGCGGGAGAGAACCCGGCGCAGACCCTTAGCCGCGAGCTCGCCGAAGAACTGGGCGCCAGCGTGCCGGTTGAGGCCCTCGAACCGCTCGGCAGCTTCACCGCGGCGGCCGCGAACGAGGCGGGGGCGACGGTCGTGGCCGAGGTGTTCCGGGCGCGGCTGACCGGGCCGATCGCCGCCGCGGCTGAGATCGCCGAGCTGCGCTGGGTGCACTCGAGCGAATTCCCGAGCCTCGCGCTCGCGCCGCTCATCACCGAGCACATGCTGCCCCTGCTGCCCTCCCCCTGACAGCGGGCTGAATTCATCCGCGCGGCGGAGGCGTGAGCATCCCTCTACCCCGCATACTGGCGTCATGAACAGGCGCAGCACCTACGTGGCACCGCACCCCGCGTGGCGATGGATGCTCGGCGCGGGCATCGCGCTCACCATCGTCTCCGCCGTCCTCGGCGGCACCCTCCTCGTCGTCGGTCCGTTCGTCGCCGGTGTCGCCCTTCTCGCCACCGCTCTCGCCCTCGTCATCGCCGGCGCCGTGCTCGTGCGCCGCCTGCGCGGTCCCGCCGCCGTCTGACCCCTCGCCGCCGTCGGCGGTGAGGTCTAGCCTCACCGCATGACCGCAGCGGTGCAGATCACCCCGGCCGCGCACGTGCCGTGGAGCGCCGTCGAGCAGGTGCTCGGCTCCGTCGGCGAGTCCTCGCACTGCTGGTGCCGCTGGTGGCTCAGCACCAACGCCGAGTACAGCGCCCTCGACGATGCGGCCCGCCAGGCCGCTCTGCAGTCCGACCTGGTTCGGGATGCCCCGCGCGGCCTGCTCGCCACCGTCGACGGCTCCCCTGCCGCCTGGGTCGGCGCCGCACCGCGCCCCGACTACGCCCGCTTGCCCCGCACGAGAGTGCTCGCCCAGGCGCTCCCCGGCACCGACTGGGCCGATGACAGCATCTGGAGCGTCGTCTGCTTCACCGTGCTGCCCGCCCACCGCCGCACGGGGCTCGCGACGGCGCTGCTCGGCGCCGCCGTCGAGGCCGCCCGCACCGCCGGAGCCACCGCCGTCGAGGGCTACCCGGTCGACACCGCGGTCGGAGGGCGCCGCAGCCCCGGCGCCCTGAACACCGGCACCCTCGCGCTGTTCGAGCGGCACGGATTCACCGAGGTCGGCCGCGCCAAGGCCGACCGGCCGGTCGTGCGGCTGGTGCTCTGACCGCGACCCTCTCCACATCTCCGTCGCGCGACGGATGCGAGCGACCGTCATGGCGAGCAGACTGAATCTCATGAGTGAGCAGAACCCGCCCTCGACGCCGGGCGAGACCGCCGAAGGCACGGGCGGCCAGGGGCAGAT from Microcella daejeonensis includes these protein-coding regions:
- a CDS encoding NUDIX hydrolase, coding for MGDSGEVIRVSAALIVDEAGRLLVVRKRGTSVFMQPGGKPDAGENPAQTLSRELAEELGASVPVEALEPLGSFTAAAANEAGATVVAEVFRARLTGPIAAAAEIAELRWVHSSEFPSLALAPLITEHMLPLLPSP
- the pcp gene encoding pyroglutamyl-peptidase I; translation: MSGFEAFGGAASNPSGDVVRRLALSGHPGVRLSTVVLPVAFAASGGRLRAAVDEFRPDVVIALGLAEGRSGITPERVAINLDDARIPDNDGAQPIDERIELHGPDGRFTGLPVKAIVDALQKADLPASVSLSAGSYVCNHVFYVLQALAEQSERQGRPLRSGFIHVPASPELAAGHPGMPSLSLDELERGIRIVIDTVVATPVDARLPGGAIH
- a CDS encoding GNAT family N-acetyltransferase; protein product: MTAAVQITPAAHVPWSAVEQVLGSVGESSHCWCRWWLSTNAEYSALDDAARQAALQSDLVRDAPRGLLATVDGSPAAWVGAAPRPDYARLPRTRVLAQALPGTDWADDSIWSVVCFTVLPAHRRTGLATALLGAAVEAARTAGATAVEGYPVDTAVGGRRSPGALNTGTLALFERHGFTEVGRAKADRPVVRLVL